CTTACCGTCTTGGAAACTTGATCTAATTATAACTTTTCCATCGTAATATTATTGTTTTTAAAATATATTTGAATGTTAGCACCTGATGCAAACAATACTTCGAAGCTCAAAGTATCATCATCAACTGATAAGAATTCTTCTTGTACCCAAGAATCTAAAGTAGGATTGAATATCGGGTTTATAGCACCTTGATTTAAATGATTAAATTTGAAATTTGAAATGTTGATAAAAGAAAGTTTCCAACGTTCATTATCATTCTCAAGAATTAAATCAATATTTGTATGCAATAAACTAGTATGACCGAGAGCCAACTTTTCTAACTGATACTCATGGAACCCAAAACCATTAAATCGATCGTAAACCTCAAAAGGTAATCTATCAATTAGACTTTGAAAAGTTTTTGCGTATAAAACACTATTATTATTCCATTGTTGTTCGGCAGCTTCAATTTTTTCCTCATTTAAACCTTCATGGTTAATTGTTGTCAATAAATCGTAAGTGAAATACTTCATTGTATAGCAACTCCAATATAAATTAAAAATTTCCACACCTACTTAACTATAATATAAATAAACTAGCAAATATTTTTTTATCCATTAAAACACATAGAGTCTTTATTCTATTAACGCCTCCTAAAACCCCTTACACTCCATCATCGAATATTTGATTCCGACTATTGTACGTTCTTTTTATCAGTTTTTATCCATATCACTTCCTGCTGGAATATTTTAAAATTACAAAAACCATTGTGCAAAAGTTATAAATTATTTATAATTTAAATCAATGTGAGAAAAAAGAACTGAAAATGTGAGGTTATATATCATGGCTCAAATTACGTTAGAACAAGTAGGACAAGTAGAACAAATTCAGAGTACAATTAAAGAAAAAAATGTAGAACTATTACATCTTCAATTTGTTGACATTGAAGGCATCTTAAAAAATATTACGATCACTACAGATCAATTAGACGATGCTGTAGAGGGTAAAATCATGTTAGATGGTTCATCTATTAAAGGTTTTTCCCCTATTAATAAATCGGATTGTTACTTATTACCTGATTTAAATACGTTCGCAGTGATGCCTTGGACTGAAACAGAAGGTTATGCAGAAGCACGTTTCCTTTGCTCTGTTACAAATACGGATGGAACATTGTTTGAGGGCGATACACGTAACGTTCTTAAGAAAACAGTTGCACGTGCTGCTGAAAAAGGCTATACCATTTCTGTTGGTCCCGAATTAGAATTTTTCTTATTCAAAACAGATGAAAAAGGATATCCAACTACAGAACTAGGTGATTTAGGCGGATACTTTGAGCCGTCTCCAAAAGATTTAGGAGAAAAAGTTCGAGTTGAAATTTTCAAAACATTAAAAGCAATGGGATTCACAATTGAAGCTCTTCACCATGAAGTTGCAGAAGGACAACATGAAATTAGCTTTAAATATGCTGACGCTTTAGGTGCAGCAGATTTAGCAATAACATACAAATGGGTTGTTAAAACAATTGCAGCTCAGTTTGGATTGCATGCATCATTTATGCCGAAACCAGTTTTTGGAATCAACGGCTCAGGAATGCATGTTAACATGTCATTCTTTAAAGATGGAGAAAATCTATTCTTTGATGAGTCTGATGAATTACAACTTTCAAATGAAGCATATTCATTTATTGCTGGATTATTAGAGAATATGAAAGGTTTTGTTGCGATTACAAACCCTCTAGTAAACTCTTACAAACGTTTGGTACCAGGTTATGAAGCTCCTTGCTACCTTGCTTGGTCTGCTTCAAACCGTTCAGCGTTAATTCGTATTCCTGCAGCACGTGGAATGGGTACGCGTGTTGAGTTACGTTGTCCAGATCCTTCTTCTAATCCATATTTAACTTTTGCAGTCATTGCTTCTGCAGGTTTAGATGGTGTAGAAAAAGGATTACAAGCACCCGCTCCAATCAACGAGGATATCTTCCATATGACAGATGCACGTCGAAAAGAGCTTGGAATTGACAGTTTACCGGCTGGATTAGAAGCAGCAATTGCTGAATTGGAAGCTGGAGAAATTGGTCTTAAAACGCTTGGAGAACATGTATTCAATGAATATGTAGCTGCGAAAAAAGCAGAGTGGGACGACTACCGCACAACTGTTCATGATTGGGAAATTAAAAACTATCAATATAAATTCTAATTTGCAAAATAAAAGAAGAAAATGAAACTGCCACAGCCCTGAATTCGACGGGGATGTGGCAGTTTCATTTATTTTGTAAAAGGTCATGTATAATTGTAGTAGTGCATGTACGTTTCGTTTCACCCTTGATTGGGTGCTGAATTCTTACGCCTATTGCGAGGAATGGAAGGATTCGACTACGGCATTATTCACATCATTGGTTCTTGCGTTGTTACAGGTTAGCGAACCCTTTATGAGGTGTCAGAGGATTTTGCCATTGCAGAAGATTTATAGAAAAGAGGAATATTGTGAAAAAAATACACTATCTCAGTCTCATTACAGTTGTTATCTTTTCTTTGGTTCCTAGAATTGGGATTCAAATTGAAGAGTCTCACTATTTTTTGGGATTTCCGGCTCAGTGGTTAGCTTATTATGGAGGTTGGCTAATTAGTTTTAAAGTATGGAATTTGTTGTTTGATTTTTTTGTTTTCTATTTTGCTTTTATCATATTAAAAAAACTAGGAAAAGAGATACAAGTTCCGGGATAGCCCATAATATAAGTGAGTAGAGAATGCATAATGAATATTTCTTTTGATTTTGGAACTTAAGAAACTACCTTTAAATTAAGTGATTTGCACTACAACCCTCAAGTACAACTATTTTATGCGATTAGCGATGATTTTGTTTTTGGGAAATAGTCCAAAAAAACCTGAGAAACAAAATCATCGTTTTTCGTTTTTCTCCAATTTACTCATTCTATCCAGAACCAATCCTCTAGTCGGTAGATAGATGTGAACATAACCCATTCTCAAATTTTGAGAAACAGGCTTACTTATTGATTAGCTCTAACGCTCGTTTATGAAATTCTTCTTCTGTAATTTTGCCTTCTAGATGTTCTAGAATAAGAGCTTCTTCTTCGGCTGTTACATAAAGCCCTTCAACGGCAAGTGAAGCTTTAGCGCTGCGGACAGCTTTTTCTAATTGATTTTGGTTGCTCATTTCATCAGTCCTTATTTAATATAGTTTCTTTTTTAAATTTCAAAAATTAATGTTATAGTGGCACTTATACCACTTACTTTTTAGTAACCTCACTTATGATACGGTTCTCCGTGATGTATCTAAATGAGGTTCTATATATTTCTGCTCTGTAAAAGGGTAGGTTTGGTAATTCACTATAAGAAAAATACATTTTAATATCGTCCATCTATTTCACTTTTCTTATTAATGACAGAGCTTCTTACTATCTATTTTTTTGATTTTTTCCACCGCCATTTTTACCTCCCCCTAAACTTCTATGAATAGCACTTGCGCATACTTCAGTCAATGGTTGTCCAATTGCTTCTTTATAGTTAAAACCCAACAATTGCATTGTCTTTAAGGTGTCTTTATTTACTAAACTAATTAACACTTCAACTTGACCGCTATTTAATGTTGGTGAAGTGCTAAATAATTCAACTACATGTTTAATAGTTTTCTGAAGATGCTCAATGTCATCGTCGCTAATAGTAATTTTTTCGTATAGGGCTTTATATTCACGTGCTACCATTTCTAATTCCATTTTATCTTGCAATAAATTAGAGATTATTTCATCATAAATGAGTTGTTTCTCACCTTCTTCTTTTTTTTCCTTTGCTTGCGTTATTTTAGTACTAACCCAACTATACGAGCTTTTATCTAAAGCTTCTGCAAGTCTTGTACCTAAATTTATAACTTGTTCTTCCATAATTTATTCCTCCTCTGTTATTGTCAGTAAATATAACACAAATAAATTTAACTAAATTATAGAATACTGTTCGAAACCAAGGGATAACTACCCCCGCTGCAACATCCTAATAAGCTCCATTATGTTGTAGCAATCTCTTCCTTTGGCTTACTTTTGGTTTCTCTTAAATCCTTGGCAATTAAAATCTCAGGGATATATCCTAACATCCTCATCTTTGTTAACCACTCGATGATTTCTATCTTGAGGTAAATTGATTTGTTAATTGAAAAATCGATTGTTCCATCTTCTAGAATAATATTTTCAGACTGTAGCACTAAAAGCATTGAGACTTTTTTAACTCTATCTATACCATGAACTTCTAATGCATCACTTTGGGTATTAAATATTTCAGCACTGTGAATCGATTGCTGAATACAGTAACGTATATCAGGAGTACTTCCTATTTTGACATGAATTAAGGCATTCTCTTTAACATCATAAAGGTCAGCAAACTCAACATTTTTATAAAAATGTTGCCCCTTCTTTCTATCAAGTAAAATAAAATTGAATTCATCCTTTAAGAAAATGTTAAAAGGATATTCCGCATATGCAACTTGGTCATACTCTTCTATATCTGATGCTTGAATCTCCCTTCCTTTTTCTAAGGCTTTATCAGTGAGATTATAACCTGGAATGAAGATTGCACACTCATTAACCTTAACTATTTCTCGCTCAATAAAATCCATATAAGACTTATTGAAACTTGCCCATTTTCCTTTATATAAACAATAATCTTTTCTGCGATATTCAGTACTATAGTCTAAGATTTTAAGTAAGCTGATTTGGCTTCCTCTGTCAGACCTTGGTCTTATTGAAACCCTTGATACATCAATACAATCAATCTCATTAAGTTTCTGACCAATAGATTCAATTGAATAAGAATCAAGTAAATAACTTCTTCTATCATAAATCATCTCTACACTGTCTTCTTTTGCTGGTTCTATTAATATACCTCCATCATCTTCCATAAAATATGATAGGCTCACACTTGGTACTACCGTCTTAATTGCGTCTAATAGCATACTATTTAAATCAGAAATCATAGGCTGGTTGTCTACATTATTTTTCAGGAAATTCATTCTTGGTAGGCTTCCTGATTTTTCTTCGTTTAAACATATATAATGTAACTCATGGACGATATCGATAATATCCCTTGGAGTATAATCACTTATTTCAAGTTTTACAGCTGAACCAAATCTCATCTTGTCCTCATACGAATATAGCAAGAAACCAGAATATTTCTCGTCAATATTAATCTTACTTACTAACAATTCATGACTTTCCCCAATTTCTGATGTGACGTATGAATTTGTATTATACTGAGTAAGTGATTTATTCTTTGATTGTTTAAAGAACTTAGCTGATTTAACTTCAATAGAAGTTTCATCATGTATTATCTCTGCAATATCGAAGCCAAAATCCATATCAGCAAAGTTATTAGCGTAGCTATGACCTCTTCCTAAGGATATAGCATATAAATTATTATCTAACTCAAGAATAATCATGCCAAAAGCCGATTCAACAGTTTTTGTTTTTTTAGAGGCATCCCCAAAAAAACCACTCCAATAGTTAGCCCACTCTATTTCAACTGTCTCCTCGGAATCTAACTTAAAGAAAAAATCAATAATTACTTGCTCTACTTTCTCCTCTTCATTTACCACAATTCTACTTGTATATGTTTTACTTTCACCAATTCTACGCATTTCTTTTTCTCGTAAGAATTTAATAAAATCTTCCCTTGTAGTAACCTGCTTATAGATACTTAGTTCCATTCCTTTTCTCCCTTCCTTTTGTATTAAGCTTCTAGCAGGCTACACATGAAAAGGAAGATTTCTTCCTTATTCTTGATTCCGACTGAAGCTTATATTGCTTTTTGTATGCTTTTCAAACAGTAATGAAGCTGAATATCATGTTCATGTCTAAGACCAATCCTTGGAGTAATTAAATCTTGTATCTTTTCTTCATCCACAAACTCTATATCACAACTTCTTTTTTTGATAATTTTCAATTCTCTTTCATTCTCTAATATTACCATAGTCTGGGTGTTAGAAAGGGTACAATTGTCTATTGATTCACCATTACTTAAGTATTCATATAAGCAATAAAATTCGCCCTTTAAATACTCTATAAATTCCTCTTGATAATTACCTTGAATTTCTTGAAAATCATCCAATATCTTATCTTTATTATTTTCATTATCGATAGCTCCTATTTGGTTTTTTGTGCTGTGTTAATTCCGTTGCCAAAGAAACTACAATCCCAACGACTGTTCCCAGCAGAAAGTTTTGCATTACTAATCCCCCTTTTTTTTCCAAAATAAGTGTTCTTCTTTATAAATACATAGATGGATACTCCAAACGCCACACCTGCTTTAAATGAGTCAATTGGTGTCATGCTATCACCTCCTTTACCATAAAATCACGCACGAAAAAAGAGACGCAACTCTTTTAGAGCCAACCTCTCTGACGTGTAAAAATATTTAATTGTGCTATCTTTCTGACAACCAGTTCTTCACACAAAGCTAATAGGCTTAACAAGTTTACCATCGTTCAAAAGACCAATGCCGATATCCTTCAGACCTTGCTTATCCTGTAACAAATAAACAACGTTCGATACTCCGCCATCATAGAAGAATACCCAGCAAGTCAGTTCTTATTTGTGTTCTTCTGGAATATTAGCCTTTACCTCTTCGTTTCTTATGTCATCCACTGAAAGGGTTTTAACGTCAGCTTTCCAGTCCTTCCAGGCTAAATGTGGGTGATGCTCCTCCATGTAATTTCTGAATACATTAATAATTCTCAAATGTTATTTGCTCCTTTTTATGAGTCGATTAAAATAGAAAAAGGGGGAGAGAACTCATCCGTAATAGATGAATCCTCCCCCCTTTAAAGTGAAACACAATGTTTCTCATTTCAAGCTCTTCAACAATATTAAGTAAATCCTTTGTTTTGCGAGAAAAGCGATTTACCTTCCAAACTAGCACCAAATCAAAGTCTTTACTTTTGGCATCATGGAGTAATTGTTGTAAAGCAGGTCTACCCTTGATATTCTTACCACTTTCCCCTCGGTCCACGTACTCTTTATGAACAACGTAACCCTCTCACTCGCACATTTCTCTCAGCACCCGGACCTGTTCATCAATACTGTATCCTTCCTCTGCCTGTTCCAACGTGGAGACTCGGGTAAGGTAAATGTCTAGTATGAGTAGTTTGCACATGTACTCAAAAACTTTTTTACCTATTGGGACTTTACTAGTTCAAGTGCAACGAAAGAAATTCATTAAATTCATCCTTATCAAGCGAAATGGCCAATAGATAAACCGAACATTCGTTCCTAGTATTTTTGCGGAATATTAAAAAGAGCAATCTTAAAAGACCACTCTTCTATAGAAACCTCATTTACTTATGATAAGGCTCCCCCCGAATAATCCGAAACCCACGATACACCTGCTCCACCAAAACCAGTCTCATCAACTGATGCGGAAACGTCATTTTAGAAAACGACAGCTTCTCATCCGCCCGCTTCAATACTTCGTCACTCAAGCCGAGAGATCCGCCAATAACGAAGCTGACTTTGCTCTTTCCGTAAGTTGCAAGCTTATCTATCGTATCAGCGAATTCCTCTGAGGTTTTCATTTTCCCTTCAATAGCGAGGGCGATGACGTGGTCGTCCGGGTTGATTTTGGCGAGGATTCGTTCGCCTTCTTTTTCTTTTACGATTCTCATGTCCTGTTCGCTTAAGTTTTCAGGGGCTTTTTCGTCGGGGAGTTCAATGATGTCCACCTTTGCATAGGCGGATAGGCGTTTGATGTATTCATCGATTCCTTGTTTCAAGTATTTTTCTTTTAGTTTTCCTACGGTAATTATGGTGATTTTCATTGCTCGTCGCTCCTGCATTTGTAGTTATTTCTTATGATTCATTATATCCTACGGCTCTCTAAAACCAAATAACCCCATAAAGTATGGTGATCACAATTATTCCAATTAAAAAAGGACTGCCTGGCAGCCCAAACATTTACCGCAGCAACAAATAAGCAAAAAAGGTCAAGAAAACCAAGATCATGCAAACAGTCAAAAACACTACAATCACATGCGAGGATTCAAAGGTTTGCTCATTGATCTGCTTCCGTTTGCGGAGATAGCTGATCGTTGAAAAAATTAATGTAAAAATTCCTAAGACGATCGATAAATATCCGATTGCCGTAACGATCTTATCTGCCCAATCACTCACTTCAGAAGCAGGGTTAAAATGAAGGTTCGTAACCAAGAAACCTACTCCGCCAATGGCGATCGCCGTCCTGATCCAAGCCAGATAAGTTCGTTCATTTGCAAGATGCTGCTGTATGTATTTCGACTCGACGGTTGCCATTTTTCGTCTCCCTTCACATGGTGTATGGAGCAAACTCTCCTGTACCTATAATTTTACAACACTTATTTAATTAAGAAAAACGCTACAGGAGTTTGCACGCACAGGATTACTCTTTCAAATGGATTTCCTTATTTAAATAATTATAGAGTATTAAAAATATCCTAATCCTGCTAAAAGTACCGGTCCAACAAGTCCTCCTGTTCCAAAAGCTTTTATCCCTATCGAAACGTTTTTCCTTCAACATTCATCCCAAGTCCCTATTTTGAATGACAATATTATATTTATGAAACCGGTTGACACATGATACAGGTTGACATATCATACTAATTGAAAGCGCTTTAATTGATAGCTTAGCAGTCTAAAGAAACCCTAGGTGTTTTATCCACAATTAAGGAGGAGAGCATGTGAAAAAAAATTATCGTTTAGGAGCCTTTGTTACCACTGTGACATTAGTGGCTGGTTTGTTCTCGTACCCAACGAGTTCGATAGCCAATGATTCCAGAGAAGTAAAAGGATTAGGGGAATTACCCGGAGTTCAATTGAATACTAACCGTCATTATTATAATGAGATTTATCGCCCTCAATTCCACTTCACTCCCGAACAGAATTGGATGAATGATCCTAACGGATTGGTTTATTATAAGGGAGAGTATCACCTTTTCTATCAATACAACCCTAAGGGAAACACATGGGGAAATATGAGTTGGGGACATGCTGTTAGTAAGGACCTTTTACATTGGGAACACCTCGATGTGGCTTTGAAACCGGATGAATTAGGGATGATTTTTTCAGGCAGTATGGTTGTAGATAAACATAATACTAGTGGACTCTTTAAAAAAGGTTCAGGCGGATTAGTCGCAATTTTCACTCATGCAGGGGATACGCAGCAACAGAGTATTGCCTATAGTGAGGATAACGGACGGACATGGAAGAAATATAAAGGAAATCCCGTTATTAAAAATCCGGGGATTGCAGATTTTCGTGATCCAAAGGTCTTCTGGCATGAGGATACAAAACAGTGGGTCATGGTCGTAGCAGCTGGTAATCGCATACAAATATATTCATCATCAAATTTGAAGGAATGGGAATATAAGAGTGAATTTGGTGAAGGAATGGGTGCTCATGGAGGTGTCTGGGAATGCCCTGATCTATTTGAAATACCTGTAGACGGTAATCCAAACCATACAAAATGGGTATTGGGCGTAGATATTAACCCAGGTGCAGTTGCAGGTGGTTCTGGTGGACAATATTTTATAGGGGATTTTGATGGGAAAACCTTCAAAACTAAGCAAGAGCCAAAAGAGATTAACTGGGTGGATTATGGAAAGGATTTCTATGCTAGTCAATCTTGGGACAATATGAATCAGCGACGAGTATGGATAGCTTGGATGAATAATTGGAATTATGCTGAAAAAATCCCTACATCTCCTTGGCGCAGTGCTATGTCCATACCGCGAGAAGTGGGGCTAAAAAAGACAGATAATGGTGAGATCCTGCTCACTCAGAAACCAATACATGAGATAAAGAAAATTAGGGATAAAAAATTTGAATTTAAAAACCGTAAGATTCAATCGGAGAATATCAAAATTCCAAAGATAAGTGGACAGACACAGGAGATTGTAGCTGAGTTTGAATTAGGTTCAGCAGATGAGTTTGGCTTTTATGTTCGAAAAGGACACGGGGAGTTCACAAAAGTCGGATATGATGCAAAGAAGAGAGAACTATTTGTTGATCGGAGAAAATCTGGACGAACTGACTTCAGTGAAGACTTCGCCGGTGTTTATACAGCCCCATTAGATTCAGAGGACAATAAAATTAAGATGCATATTTTCATTGATCGTTCTTCCGTTGAAGTTTTTGGAAACGATGGTGAAAGGGTTCTGACCAATCAAATTTTCCCTGACCCTAGTAGTGATGGATTAGAGATCTATTCAAAAGATGGAGATGTTAAGATAACTTCTTTGGATGTATACAAATTAGGTAGCACTTGGGATAAATAGATAAAGTTATAAAATACACGTGTCAGAATTGGCACTTGTACTATAATGGACCTCCTTAGGATCTGGTAAAAAAGAAGCCTTCGCTCTTATTGAGCAAAGGCTTTTTGACGAGTTTTGGGGGACTCAATTATACAATTAAAAAAACAATCCTTTGCCCGAACTTTTTCTTATGTTTATTTGCCCATCATGAAAAATAAAAAAAGTGTTGAGGCTTTTATCAATGTGCTTCATTAAAAGGTATCAGTAGATTGCACTCAGACCAATTTCATTGAGAGGCTGCCGCCTTAAGCATCTACTTTACGATAAGTTAACCCGTATGAAGGACTTTTTTCTGGCTTTCTTACGCCTTTTTGGCCTTCACAACCTCTATGAAGGACTTTTCCCTGGCTTTCTGACTTCTTTTTGGCCTACAGAATTCATAGCCTTCTAGCTCAGCTTCAAAATGATAATACTCATTTACTGCTTGATCAACACCGTATTCGATCCTTACTGGTTAACTTAGCATCTTTTAGCGCTTGTTCCACATTGTCATATCTAGATAGATACATTACTTTTCCATTTTCTATTCTCATGTGGGAAGAGACATCAGCTTCTCCTTTTATATTTCCTTCTTCGTCCTTCCAAACTCCGTGCTGTTCGAAAAAACTGCATTGCCCTTCGCATACATATTATTAGTGCTTAGCGTCAGTCCAGCCCGCTTCCCGCTTGATCCATTCAATTAATAGCTGATGGCCTGATCCAGAGCCTTTTGGGGCGGCTTATTGTGTCAAGAAAACTCACACGGTACGCCTGGTTTTCCACTTACTAAAAGTATGAATAAATTATTTGTAAAAGATTAAAAAAAAGGTGGATAAACCATTTCAGAAGCTGTTATAATCCATACGTGATAATTTGATTGTAAAGGTGGCTAACATGGGGAAATCATCTTGCAGATACGTTGTAAATGCTGTCGGTAAGTGTGGAGAAACTTACTACACTCACTGTCAGGACAAACAAGAGCTAAAAAAATGGATTGCTGACCATCAAGAGAAGATAATTATGGATGAGTTGAGGATTAACGATAAATTTAAAAATCCCCTCATGAAATTATTCAATCTTAAAAATAAATAAATGCAAAAGACGCCGATATGCCGGCGTCTTTTTTGGTATTTGCCCCTTATTCATTGTTACCTACCCACTTTAACGCCCATTTGTCCATTTCCTTCAAAACATTTTGGAAATCCTCGCCTTTTTCTGTCAATGAATATTCTACGGTTACTGGTATCGTTGGGAAAACCTGCCGGTGGACAAAGCCATTTTGTTCTGTTCTAATTGGCGCAGTGTGTTTGTGAGAGACTGCGGCCTGATGATTTCGATCTTTTTTTGTAGTTGATTGTATCGTATTGGTCCTTGAGCCAGCTCCGCAATTACCGGAAAGGACCACTT
This window of the Bacillus gobiensis genome carries:
- the glnA gene encoding type I glutamate--ammonia ligase is translated as MAQITLEQVGQVEQIQSTIKEKNVELLHLQFVDIEGILKNITITTDQLDDAVEGKIMLDGSSIKGFSPINKSDCYLLPDLNTFAVMPWTETEGYAEARFLCSVTNTDGTLFEGDTRNVLKKTVARAAEKGYTISVGPELEFFLFKTDEKGYPTTELGDLGGYFEPSPKDLGEKVRVEIFKTLKAMGFTIEALHHEVAEGQHEISFKYADALGAADLAITYKWVVKTIAAQFGLHASFMPKPVFGINGSGMHVNMSFFKDGENLFFDESDELQLSNEAYSFIAGLLENMKGFVAITNPLVNSYKRLVPGYEAPCYLAWSASNRSALIRIPAARGMGTRVELRCPDPSSNPYLTFAVIASAGLDGVEKGLQAPAPINEDIFHMTDARRKELGIDSLPAGLEAAIAELEAGEIGLKTLGEHVFNEYVAAKKAEWDDYRTTVHDWEIKNYQYKF
- a CDS encoding antitoxin VbhA family protein encodes the protein MSNQNQLEKAVRSAKASLAVEGLYVTAEEEALILEHLEGKITEEEFHKRALELINK
- a CDS encoding DUF6119 family protein, which translates into the protein MELSIYKQVTTREDFIKFLREKEMRRIGESKTYTSRIVVNEEEKVEQVIIDFFFKLDSEETVEIEWANYWSGFFGDASKKTKTVESAFGMIILELDNNLYAISLGRGHSYANNFADMDFGFDIAEIIHDETSIEVKSAKFFKQSKNKSLTQYNTNSYVTSEIGESHELLVSKINIDEKYSGFLLYSYEDKMRFGSAVKLEISDYTPRDIIDIVHELHYICLNEEKSGSLPRMNFLKNNVDNQPMISDLNSMLLDAIKTVVPSVSLSYFMEDDGGILIEPAKEDSVEMIYDRRSYLLDSYSIESIGQKLNEIDCIDVSRVSIRPRSDRGSQISLLKILDYSTEYRRKDYCLYKGKWASFNKSYMDFIEREIVKVNECAIFIPGYNLTDKALEKGREIQASDIEEYDQVAYAEYPFNIFLKDEFNFILLDRKKGQHFYKNVEFADLYDVKENALIHVKIGSTPDIRYCIQQSIHSAEIFNTQSDALEVHGIDRVKKVSMLLVLQSENIILEDGTIDFSINKSIYLKIEIIEWLTKMRMLGYIPEILIAKDLRETKSKPKEEIATT
- the rlmH gene encoding 23S rRNA (pseudouridine(1915)-N(3))-methyltransferase RlmH, which translates into the protein MKITIITVGKLKEKYLKQGIDEYIKRLSAYAKVDIIELPDEKAPENLSEQDMRIVKEKEGERILAKINPDDHVIALAIEGKMKTSEEFADTIDKLATYGKSKVSFVIGGSLGLSDEVLKRADEKLSFSKMTFPHQLMRLVLVEQVYRGFRIIRGEPYHK
- a CDS encoding YidH family protein, encoding MATVESKYIQQHLANERTYLAWIRTAIAIGGVGFLVTNLHFNPASEVSDWADKIVTAIGYLSIVLGIFTLIFSTISYLRKRKQINEQTFESSHVIVVFLTVCMILVFLTFFAYLLLR
- a CDS encoding glycoside hydrolase family 32 protein; amino-acid sequence: MKKNYRLGAFVTTVTLVAGLFSYPTSSIANDSREVKGLGELPGVQLNTNRHYYNEIYRPQFHFTPEQNWMNDPNGLVYYKGEYHLFYQYNPKGNTWGNMSWGHAVSKDLLHWEHLDVALKPDELGMIFSGSMVVDKHNTSGLFKKGSGGLVAIFTHAGDTQQQSIAYSEDNGRTWKKYKGNPVIKNPGIADFRDPKVFWHEDTKQWVMVVAAGNRIQIYSSSNLKEWEYKSEFGEGMGAHGGVWECPDLFEIPVDGNPNHTKWVLGVDINPGAVAGGSGGQYFIGDFDGKTFKTKQEPKEINWVDYGKDFYASQSWDNMNQRRVWIAWMNNWNYAEKIPTSPWRSAMSIPREVGLKKTDNGEILLTQKPIHEIKKIRDKKFEFKNRKIQSENIKIPKISGQTQEIVAEFELGSADEFGFYVRKGHGEFTKVGYDAKKRELFVDRRKSGRTDFSEDFAGVYTAPLDSEDNKIKMHIFIDRSSVEVFGNDGERVLTNQIFPDPSSDGLEIYSKDGDVKITSLDVYKLGSTWDK